GttgagtttttgtttttttttcttcataatgGTTGCTTATTTTAGAGTAAGAATTGGAATAATACAGAGGACTTTCAATCGACTCATCCATCGAGTGAAAATCATACCAAACAGGGGGTTTTGAATCAAGCGAAGTCAAGTGAATTTGTTGTGAAAAactgaaatttatttttttaacaaaaattttTTTTCCCTCGTATCTTCAAAACCCTAGAACTGATTTGTTGTGcgaattgattattttttttcggCTTCCTCTCTCTGGTTTCGAAATCTTTTAGCTGACAGCTTGGTGCATTCAAAGTGATGATTCTGTATTTTAACAGGGCTCATTTTTCTGTTTTTCCACCATTCGCTCTTTAGGGTATCAAAATGGTACGAATCCATGTAAAGCATGGCGAGAATTTTGATCGCGAATTTCTCTTCGACTGCCCTAGCATTTCCGAAATCAGAGAAATCGCCGAAAATGTTATTCAAATTTCCAATCTTCAATTGAAGATCCAGCGTCTCGTTGCCGAGCTTGAACCTCGTCTCAGCCACCTCCATGGCGATTCTAAAGGTTGAAGACTTAATGTCGTACATCtatctcttttttatttttattgttttcggGGTTCAAAATTCTAGCTCAAACTGCGGTATTTGTTTCATTTCACATTGTCGTCCATGTTTGTGCAGCTATATCTCTATCCAGAGCTTTGTCAGAAGCCAAGTCCTATGCTTCAAAGgttccctccctctctctctctctgaagatgttctcctcttcctcttcatcttcctcttctttaATGATTGGTTTCCCTTGCatttctttctttaatttttttttccttttaaaaaatattttaatggtTTGTTCTCTTGCTGAGAATATGCTGGAAAAGAAAGCATGGAGTATGATGATTGATGCTCTTCTTTActtattaaataaattttcttttgattttctcAGCAACCAACGGAGGGTTTTGATTGCTTTGATGgttattatttgaaaataaaagttTTGGGTCTTTTGGCATGACAGGACCAGGCTCTCCACAATAGGACTTTATTGCCTAATTTATTGAAAGACCATATACAAATCATAGAAAGGGAACTCGTGCTAAATTATCAGCTGCTTGGTCTTTCAGATTCCGGTCAGTTCCAGGTGTTCGTCACAGGTACTGCACCATTCACCATATGAACTGTGCATGCATTAGTGCACATACTTATTAAGAATGACTTTTATATTTGTTAAGTTGGTCTTTGTTATTTTTGTTATGTTATTCGCTCTATtgccaaaattttaattttcaatttactTAACCGACTTCATGGTTGTAGCTGTTATTCATTTAACATTCTTCATTGATTTTATTTTCCGTTCATAGTAATGGAATTAACTGGTTCGGAGCTCTTTCGAAATTTTTTTTTAGCCTGACGATCAATTTTTAGGTTTCTGGCTACAACATACACAATTTTATTTATCGGTGTCTTCTCGCTACCATACATGTACTCCTGAAGCTGTATTTCTATCCCCTAATTTAATTGCATAATTTCCCTAGTGTAACCTTATAAAGACATAATTCCTACAATGAATGTGTGCTTGCTGAAATATTAAAGTATATCATTTAGTGAGTTCTAAGTAAAATGAAGTCATGAACTACTGCCAGCtattgatttttcattttagtgaATCTATTGCATAATATCTAGTGGTAGAATGCCAAAGTTAATCTCGGTGGTGGTGGCtgttttttgtttctttgttttgttgtttttttgataatttgttttcttttgggGGAAGGTGAGGGAGGGGGGAGGCATATATAAATTATATGGGTTAttgcaataataacaaaaagtTTGGGGGCTATAATAATTTATAACAGAGTATGAAATGAAGGGCTAAATTTAAAAGAGCTTATGTGTGGCATATTGGCATATTTTGGGCGTGGGGGTGGGTCTGGGGGGCAGGGTGGGCACTGGGGAGAGGCATATATAGATTATATGGGTTATTACATATTACAGTAATCACAAAAAGTTTGTGGGGCCATAATAACAGAATATGAAATGAAGGGTTAAATTTAAAAGGCATGTGTGGCTTGTGTAAGCAAACTGTATATATTACTGAAAGGAGTCCAAGGGGGAGTCACCCAAGTACACAAACTATACAGCTGTCAGTAGCCATTAAAAGTTGTCCACAAAATCAGCAAAGGAGCCAAAATTCCTGCAGTGGGAAGTGTTGAGCCTCGAATACAAATTGAAAAATGCTTCATTTTCAGCTTTTTCATAGAATTTTCTGTTCCTTTGGAAGCTTTAGGGgtcatttggtatcattgtcaaaaattaaagaaatgaaaataagaaacgaaaataaaaaaccagaaattgaaactaaaaactaaaactCCAGCTgcctatttggttaacatttataaaactaatacaaatttaaaaaaattattaaaaaatgctcattttcatctttaaatcaaatattataataaaaatatgattaaaataataaaattacaaatactttactataataaaaataaaatttattattactttacttaattgttctactttacagtaaaaattttattggacatgacaattgaaaaatagtaaaattattttgtaattggctttattgttattttttgaaatttatctatattcttattttaattatatttaaattcatatgatcatgtaattttgattttaatttaaaagtatataaaatgaataatttaataaaaaaaaaaaactatttctagatattaaattTTTTGGCAATAGGTCCAACAACTGAAAACcattctagtttttagttttttggcaAATAACTAAAAATTGacaacagaaatagaaaactaaCAGCATAAACAAacgcatttttataatctatttctttactgtggagaaacaaaaatagaaagcagaaaacaaaaatgaTAGCAAACAGACCCTTAGTGTCCCTTTTCCTCCAGTCAATCCGCAACAGAGCTTGTGGGATGACATCACACAGGTCCTTATCGCTTTCCCTACATCTGGAGCCCCTCCAAGCCTGAAACTCTGACACCATCTTGCCAACAACATCCTAATGAAAGAAGCACCTATTGACTGTACGCCTCTTTTCATCGGATTATCGACAATAACAACGAGAGAATCCTTTCCCAAGTAGCTTCCTATTTTAAAAGGGCCACCTTAGTTGGAAGTTTTGTTTTCCAAACTGCCTTTCAAGGAAAGCTTCTCGCTCTTGCTTCCCCGTCCTTTCCAATCCAAGAGTGGTACTTTATTGAGAAACACCCATTTCTCTTATTGAATCTAGAGAATTTTTCCTTCTCCCCTTTGTGCTTTCATACATTAATTATAAAGTACGATACTTTTTAAGTATGTTGAAGCCTGCTCAAGTTTGGATTGAGGTCCATATATTTTGGTGTATCTATCAACCTTGGGATCTTTTAAgcctaaaaaaaattgaaacaaaaagTAGTTGGCACAATCTTCTCAAAAGCCCAAAATATAGCCATCTTCTCTTACTGCATCTTGCTTGTTGGAATCATGGTTTTATATAACGATTATGATCCGCATAACAATAACCATTTCCGTTGTCATGGCCGTTACAATAACAAGTAATAGATGCCGTGTCTATGCATTCatttttttgcattagcaaactTCTTAAAAACACATAGATTCACATGTTTTGACCCTTGAATCCTATATACTATTGCTTTAAATGgtttttagtaaattttaatcaattcaaatataacatacactATACGTATTGGATATCATCTTGGTTACTTTAGTTGCATGCATTTGCTAACATGTTTTAGCCATTCATAGCCAGTCTGGCACCGTAACAACTCGTAGCGGCCTATAATAGTCTGTTACGGTTTGTAAGGGTCATTATGGTTGTGAATCGGAGTACCTCAAAGATATCACCCCATAACGGtctagaagtggagaagaattgaaataatgtttcttattattttaaaataaggtgcaatctgaatgtcttatagagcacaaggataatctaaaaggaaagaatgataaaggaaagaataacaaaaggaaagaatgacaatcgctaacaaatctcctagaatatctcctaagaatatatcctagaatatctcctaagaatatttacataattacaaatttttttccTATAATCAAGTTGGTTTGAAGATGTCTTCCATAGCTAGCTTGCCGATCAAGTTTTCGAATTGTTTCTTTGGTAGTCCTTTTGTAAGTATATCTGCTACTTGTTCAATAGTAGAGATATAGAGTAAACAATTCAGTCCATTGTCCAGcttctcctttataaaatgctTGTCGACCTCAACatgtgttgattaaggtgtaatcccaagagggggggggggtgaattgggtattttaaaaattttttaaaacttatttaccaatcaatccctatttttatgtttaactaattaatggtagggacttatgtctgaattaaagttattttatcaatgaattcatttttaccaaattaagtgtgtgtaaagttattcaacatacacaagcaagcaagAAATTAAAATACGATGCGGGAAATACAAAGGATAAGGGGAGAGAGAATGCAACCgcaattttacaaggttcagccaacctggcctatatcctcgccttgagcaacccactcaaggattccactataatccctgctccttaaattgggacgaaacttcccttacaatccgctgcttacaagaggtacagctcccttctattccgctgcttacaagaggtacaacttcctcctaatccgctgcttacaagagatacagctctctcctcacacaccggttcacacaccgaaccgtgtatacaataaaatctgaaaattaacactcaaaataatgcttctaacaaaagctggtgagtacaattcaatttcctaatacattaacatatgatataacttgaagctcatgaaagtatgaaaaaacgatacaatcattttatgtatgatatgcttcaacacacaactccctatttaaccaaaactcccaagtacatatatatttaaaatgttttggagtcaactagggttcttggtttattttgcaaaaatgtacaaatatatttgaagtgaacttgttaacaaaaactttgtcttgaatattaagtcaatgcaaatcacaaagttttatttcatgtactcaatcacaaactgagtatattaatttttagaaaatatccctcaattaattgtatagttataagtaccaaggatatttgaTTAAGctataatatatctaaaatataaatcttttagagaacacacacttaaatcaaccctttcaatcaaccacacaatctaaatcaagtatcaatcttgtttagaataactaagTATGTGTATGGGCACTTACATGATCAATCAAGTAatcaaaaataggtttttcaataatgagctctatgaaaaaatatatgtatatttttatactcttgaatcaaaaatcaatcaaccaaaagctaaacaactttctcaagtaatgatctttttaaaaacaatttttatatatatgtgcacactcaagatcaaacttttctaatgatgttcaataacaagtaatgagatgagaagttcttgaaaataataacttgaatgatcaaacctcaatactaagttgacaatcaagatgtataagagagatccctttgagattctaaattgatttgcccaagcttgatgggtagaagttgaagtgtaggcaatcacatagcaatgagagcaagtttctcaatatttttcaataatatgtattcttctcttcttgtatGTCTTAGCtccgttctagggtttagatatttagtatttacaGTGTCTTACcgttaggattgatctcaaccgttggatcaaagaaaaaacttgcgagttctattaataaaaatctgaattttaaactttcccgcgacttcaggcaaccgaagtgagttcaggctcctaaagtggtgacttcaggcgaccgaagttccagttcaggcaaccgaagtacctcggccttcttgctgtgttttcccattaattcttcaggctaccgaacttaatctttaggctactGAATATCGAAGtccaaattttttatttcctttttctaattttagaaaatgctttgctcttttttttggctcttttataaagcatattttccatgatttcaaaaaaacaTTTCTAAATCCATGAaggtcccctaatgatatacatgaaatgcatgaatcctaaagtcattctaggttatgttgagcctcaaattaaatcatacgaaaatgtagatacataagttctaaatacccattcccaagacattcttgaactttaccgcttacatcttgattctcatactctttgagttccatggtactttctaatatgtataagctttactttatggcatccatgactcgttatctttccgtgcatgctcagtgtaagtcctgttcacaaactcaatgcacagatcaaatatcaagtgatttgtcattatcaaaacaggattggactcgtagagtcaacaacatGTTTTGTTCTATTATGAAGCACTAGATTGTGAGTAATGGCTATGGCAGATTTGTTATCGCAATATTGTCTCATAGGTAGTGGATTAGTGACTTTCAAttcttccaataattttttaatccacaacacttcACAAATTCCATAAGCAATTGCTCTAAATTCTGCCTTTGCACTACTCCTAGCTaccacattttgttttttgcttcgccatgtaacca
This region of Malania oleifera isolate guangnan ecotype guangnan chromosome 10, ASM2987363v1, whole genome shotgun sequence genomic DNA includes:
- the LOC131167052 gene encoding uncharacterized protein LOC131167052 produces the protein MVRIHVKHGENFDREFLFDCPSISEIREIAENVIQISNLQLKIQRLVAELEPRLSHLHGDSKAISLSRALSEAKSYASKDQALHNRTLLPNLLKDHIQIIERELVLNYQLLGLSDSGQFQVFVTGSEHLNEDTTQLCWAGKELMREKKLCDYIGRNEKTKITIRLQSTVN